Part of the Methyloceanibacter stevinii genome is shown below.
AGAACACGCGTTGGAGGACGTAAATAGTGTCGCCCGGCTGGACGGGATAATCGGTCGGCACCATGACGGTCGACATGACGCCGTCGAATTTGCGGGTGAGGCGGACGAAGCGCTGCTTGGCGCGGGGCGTGTAGCCCTCGGCGATGGCGACGGCGTTCTCGACTGTCAGACCCTGGGCGAACGGATATTGGCCCGGCCGCGTGACCTGTCCGAGGATGTAGAACGGCCGGTAGGTGATCACCTCGGCGGTGACCTTCGGATCCTTGATGTATTGGCTGCGCAGCCGGCTGGCGACCTGGCGCGCGAGCTCGTCGGCGGTAAGGCCCCGCGCGCGGACCTGTCCGATCAAGGGCACGGCGACGGTGCCGGAGGCTGAGACCGTATAGACGTTCGAG
Proteins encoded:
- a CDS encoding polysaccharide biosynthesis/export family protein, yielding ACMTTCRITVSAKKILTLLLVLVASGLSGCKGGAIPGLTTPDLALSTPAPLPWPGQLFPPGAGRAPPGVPVVPHANYTLDAGDRVRIIVFGQQNLSNVYTVSASGTVAVPLIGQVRARGLTADELARQVASRLRSQYIKDPKVTAEVITYRPFYILGQVTRPGQYPFAQGLTVENAVAIAEGYTPRAKQRFVRLTRKFDGVMSTVMVPTDYPVQPGDTIYVLQRVF